A region of Natribaculum luteum DNA encodes the following proteins:
- a CDS encoding DUF7128 family protein, which produces MVVQTERDDATWYKCETCGLLFDDRPDATQHEKRCEKSEPSYIQ; this is translated from the coding sequence ATGGTGGTCCAGACCGAGCGAGACGACGCCACCTGGTACAAGTGTGAAACCTGTGGGCTGCTGTTCGACGACCGGCCGGACGCGACACAGCACGAGAAGCGGTGTGAGAAGTCGGAACCGTCGTACATCCAGTGA